One window from the genome of Pyrobaculum ferrireducens encodes:
- a CDS encoding PaREP1 family protein has translation MEIPLFLLEKARRQGLDLVDLISKALSLDPNSRTAAHLELAERFLNEGRELVEKDPVQASEKLYKAAVEAVKALATALGLGEAERAGEYGRWTAQLLFQAVDSASRVVGEEVRLWWRVAWVLHVEGFHEARLSSQQVSRDLPYIEKLVNLAKQVKK, from the coding sequence GTGGAGATTCCGCTTTTTCTTCTGGAAAAAGCGAGGAGACAAGGCCTTGATTTAGTAGACCTTATCTCAAAAGCGCTGTCTCTTGACCCAAATAGCCGCACGGCGGCACATCTAGAGCTAGCAGAGAGGTTCCTTAACGAGGGGAGAGAGCTTGTTGAAAAAGATCCTGTGCAGGCAAGCGAAAAGCTGTACAAGGCGGCTGTGGAGGCTGTAAAGGCGCTGGCTACTGCGCTGGGGCTCGGGGAGGCCGAGAGAGCGGGTGAGTACGGCCGCTGGACCGCCCAGTTGCTTTTCCAAGCAGTCGACTCGGCGTCTAGGGTGGTGGGCGAAGAGGTGAGGCTGTGGTGGCGGGTGGCTTGGGTTCTCCACGTAGAGGGGTTCCACGAGGCGAGGCTTAGTAGCCAGCAGGTTAGCCGCGATCTGCCATACATAGAGAAACTTGTTAATCTAGCTAAGCAGGTGAAGAAGTAG
- a CDS encoding MBL fold metallo-hydrolase translates to MYLHILGSGAGGSPGSRRWRSANLLDTGEGLVVIDCGVGCHYRLSDRGLLAEVDYVLVTHSHMDHYLGLPETLFQAHIEGRRKPIHIFAPRVVEEAARLVAVNLFKAPSYQIHFHRLAPGTVVKQNTLVVEAGEACHHTAEEAYAFKISARGLDILFSGDTGPGCEPVERLGQGVELAVLEATCNEEYGEICRRYAHMTTFDAVREAEAMKVREVVLSHIDEKFNPTVYQDVKKLNRHVLVAEDNMVIHL, encoded by the coding sequence ATGTACCTACACATATTGGGATCGGGCGCGGGCGGTAGCCCCGGCTCCAGGCGCTGGAGGTCGGCCAATCTGCTAGACACAGGCGAGGGCTTGGTGGTGATCGACTGCGGGGTTGGGTGCCACTACCGGCTGTCAGACAGGGGGCTCCTAGCCGAGGTGGACTACGTACTAGTGACGCACAGCCACATGGACCACTACTTAGGCCTGCCAGAGACGCTTTTCCAAGCCCACATCGAGGGGCGGAGGAAGCCCATCCACATATTCGCCCCTAGGGTTGTAGAAGAGGCGGCTAGGCTCGTCGCTGTAAATCTATTCAAGGCGCCCAGCTACCAGATCCATTTCCACAGATTGGCCCCGGGCACCGTTGTGAAGCAAAATACGCTGGTGGTTGAGGCCGGTGAGGCATGTCACCACACCGCGGAGGAGGCGTATGCGTTTAAGATATCTGCCCGCGGCCTGGACATACTATTCTCTGGAGACACGGGGCCTGGTTGCGAACCCGTTGAGAGGCTGGGCCAGGGGGTTGAGCTGGCGGTGCTAGAGGCCACATGCAACGAGGAGTATGGAGAAATCTGCAGGAGGTACGCTCACATGACCACCTTTGATGCTGTGAGGGAGGCCGAAGCCATGAAGGTACGCGAGGTGGTGCTGAGCCACATCGATGAAAAGTTCAATCCCACGGTGTATCAAGACGTGAAAAAGCTAAACCGCCACGTTTTAGTTGCCGAGGATAACATGGTTATCCACCTGTAG
- a CDS encoding creatininase family protein, whose amino-acid sequence MKWHELTWPEFERVDKTVAVLPVGVVEAHGPHLPLGTDTLMAIYIAEKATEQTGALLMPPLWYGYTYVLDKFPGTISISQETLYRLFREIFTEVARNGVRYLVVVNGHGGNVDALRAAARDAAKASDLTIVVVNWWIDLAKEARRRVLETPEGHAAEDETSEVLAAYPHLVKEVPRDADEWVEMRYAVYGKEVSRVVYTKAVQGYPSKASRAKGEAILREAVEELAMLINDLKRGRLPIEKRG is encoded by the coding sequence ATGAAGTGGCACGAACTCACCTGGCCCGAATTTGAGAGAGTGGACAAGACGGTGGCTGTGTTGCCGGTGGGCGTCGTTGAGGCCCACGGCCCGCACCTCCCCCTGGGCACCGACACCCTAATGGCAATCTACATAGCAGAAAAGGCAACTGAGCAGACGGGGGCGCTCCTAATGCCGCCGCTTTGGTACGGCTATACCTACGTATTAGACAAATTTCCAGGGACCATATCAATATCCCAGGAGACTCTCTACCGGCTGTTTCGAGAAATATTTACGGAGGTGGCGAGGAATGGGGTGAGGTACCTCGTTGTTGTAAACGGCCACGGCGGCAATGTAGACGCGTTGAGAGCCGCCGCCCGCGATGCGGCCAAGGCCTCTGACTTAACAATTGTCGTGGTGAATTGGTGGATTGATCTAGCAAAGGAGGCGAGAAGGAGGGTTTTAGAGACGCCGGAAGGCCACGCGGCTGAGGACGAGACTAGCGAAGTTTTGGCGGCCTACCCACACCTAGTAAAGGAGGTTCCCAGAGACGCTGACGAGTGGGTGGAGATGCGATACGCTGTATACGGAAAAGAGGTGAGCCGCGTGGTATATACAAAGGCGGTGCAGGGCTACCCCTCAAAAGCCTCGCGGGCAAAGGGGGAGGCCATACTGAGGGAGGCCGTGGAGGAGCTGGCCATGTTAATTAACGACTTGAAGAGAGGCAGGCTACCTATTGAGAAAAGGGGATAG
- a CDS encoding DUF6036 family nucleotidyltransferase, with protein MTELKLPPSVRRVVEICRSLGFKVFLIGARALEFYGVVRHTADWYLAVDQPFTVEVRDRLTEALRGAGFAVQWRKWGLYVDAAGVHVDINYAPLILDSEFISRCREAEGVFIPSPEDLVILKLASGERKDVEDLKKLLRLPLDLTYLKKRALQAGLDRELWKIWRRVHGTRL; from the coding sequence ATGACTGAGCTGAAGCTGCCGCCCAGCGTCAGGAGGGTTGTGGAGATATGCCGCTCTTTGGGGTTTAAGGTATTTCTAATTGGGGCCCGGGCTCTGGAGTTCTACGGCGTGGTGCGGCACACGGCCGACTGGTACTTGGCTGTGGACCAGCCGTTTACTGTGGAGGTGAGGGATAGGCTCACTGAAGCGTTGAGGGGGGCTGGCTTCGCTGTGCAGTGGAGGAAGTGGGGATTATATGTCGACGCGGCGGGCGTCCACGTAGACATAAACTACGCGCCCCTTATCCTAGACAGCGAGTTTATATCTAGGTGTAGAGAGGCAGAAGGCGTCTTTATCCCATCTCCGGAGGATCTAGTTATCCTGAAGCTTGCAAGCGGCGAGCGTAAAGACGTAGAAGACTTGAAGAAACTCCTCAGGTTACCCCTCGACTTGACTTACCTCAAAAAGAGGGCTCTCCAGGCAGGTCTGGATAGGGAGCTGTGGAAGATTTGGCGGAGGGTGCATGGTACTCGCCTTTAG
- a CDS encoding DUF996 domain-containing protein — MDPDLAKVLGGLGAFVAAAGFFAGWPAVIVGTVLLYIGLSELRAGGADLSKWLVYAILAAVAFGIAHMALGFSLERFYRLWSLPVAGFALAVGVAAWVAGWVLQVASAYRLRPVLKALEGSTGERLFSVANTLYWWGSFLAVIAVGLILVFVAYLLVGAGLLVAKFQPR; from the coding sequence ATGGATCCCGATCTCGCTAAGGTGTTAGGGGGGCTTGGGGCATTCGTCGCGGCGGCGGGGTTCTTCGCCGGGTGGCCCGCGGTGATCGTAGGCACGGTGCTGTTATACATCGGGCTATCCGAGCTACGGGCGGGCGGGGCGGATCTATCCAAGTGGCTTGTATATGCGATCTTAGCCGCCGTCGCATTTGGGATCGCCCACATGGCGCTGGGCTTCTCGCTTGAGCGCTTCTACCGCCTTTGGTCTCTCCCCGTAGCTGGCTTCGCTCTGGCGGTTGGCGTTGCGGCGTGGGTAGCCGGGTGGGTTCTGCAAGTGGCTTCGGCCTACCGCCTCCGCCCGGTGCTCAAGGCGCTTGAGGGCTCAACCGGCGAGAGGCTGTTCTCAGTGGCCAATACCCTGTACTGGTGGGGCTCCTTTCTCGCCGTGATCGCCGTGGGGCTCATCCTGGTCTTCGTGGCTTATCTGCTAGTGGGCGCGGGGTTGCTCGTGGCGAAGTTCCAGCCTAGATGA
- a CDS encoding MFS transporter translates to MSLRFVVTASTIGTLIEWYDFFAYASISPFIAAKFFPKGDPAAAVILTWLVFATGFVVRPLGAAVFGHLGDRVGRKTTFLATLLLMGTSTFLIGLLPTYDQVGIMAPILLAALRMLQGVALGGEFGGAVTYVLEHAPQGRRAFYAGFLAATPPLGLGLSSLTLVATAFTLPKADFEAWGWRVPFLVSIVLTLFGLWLRLRLAETPLF, encoded by the coding sequence ATGTCTCTAAGATTTGTAGTCACAGCCTCTACAATCGGCACGTTGATTGAATGGTATGATTTTTTTGCCTACGCCTCGATTTCCCCCTTCATCGCGGCTAAGTTTTTCCCGAAGGGGGACCCAGCCGCCGCCGTTATCCTCACTTGGCTGGTGTTCGCAACTGGGTTCGTCGTGAGGCCTCTCGGCGCCGCTGTTTTTGGACACCTCGGCGACCGCGTGGGGAGGAAAACCACGTTTCTCGCCACCCTCCTACTCATGGGCACCTCCACATTCCTCATAGGCCTCCTCCCGACCTACGACCAGGTGGGGATAATGGCCCCGATCCTCCTGGCGGCTCTACGTATGTTGCAGGGCGTTGCGCTTGGGGGCGAGTTCGGAGGCGCCGTGACCTACGTGCTGGAACACGCGCCGCAGGGCAGGCGGGCTTTCTACGCCGGCTTCCTCGCGGCGACGCCGCCGCTCGGCCTCGGCCTCTCCTCCCTCACCCTCGTGGCCACAGCCTTTACTCTGCCCAAGGCCGACTTCGAGGCGTGGGGCTGGAGGGTGCCGTTCCTAGTCTCCATAGTGCTTACCCTCTTCGGTCTCTGGCTTAGGTTGAGGCTCGCCGAGACCCCCCTATTCTAG
- a CDS encoding ABC transporter ATP-binding protein yields MLLIKGLRKSFKTFTLSIDELTIPDNTYVVLLGPSGSGKTTLLRLIAGLEKPDAGSIYIDGRDVTRLPVWKRDIGIVFQNYALYPHLTVFDNIAMPLKNKKMPMAEVKRRVVKMAEILGIADQLEKYPHQLSGGQQQRVALARALVKEPKVLLLDEPLSNIDARLRLEVRGFLKDLQRRLGTTVIHVTHDQEEAMAIGDLLVVINNGRVEEVGPPSQLYTSPRSLFVFNFLGLSNVVPAKLLGLGGEERVGFRPEDVALGNGPYVGRVARVEYLGAYKIVEVEYEGQFIKARAPPDFNIAEGQVVRFDVKKDKVVKFA; encoded by the coding sequence ATGCTCTTGATAAAGGGCCTTAGAAAGAGCTTCAAGACTTTTACCCTCAGCATCGACGAGCTGACTATTCCAGACAACACCTACGTGGTGTTGCTAGGCCCGTCGGGTTCGGGTAAAACCACCTTGCTGAGGCTTATAGCGGGGCTTGAGAAGCCTGACGCCGGCTCTATATACATAGATGGGAGAGACGTGACGAGGCTCCCGGTGTGGAAGAGAGATATCGGCATTGTGTTTCAAAACTACGCCCTCTACCCACACCTAACTGTTTTCGACAACATAGCGATGCCGCTGAAAAATAAAAAGATGCCTATGGCAGAGGTTAAGAGGCGCGTGGTGAAGATGGCCGAGATTCTGGGCATCGCCGATCAGCTGGAGAAATACCCCCACCAGCTCTCCGGAGGACAGCAACAAAGGGTGGCCCTCGCCAGGGCCTTGGTGAAAGAGCCCAAAGTCCTACTCCTTGACGAGCCGCTTAGCAACATCGACGCGAGGCTGAGGCTCGAGGTGAGGGGGTTTTTGAAAGATCTCCAGAGGAGGCTCGGCACAACTGTGATACACGTCACACACGATCAGGAGGAGGCAATGGCGATTGGCGACCTGCTGGTGGTTATAAACAACGGGAGGGTGGAGGAGGTCGGCCCCCCGTCACAGCTCTACACAAGCCCCCGTAGTCTCTTTGTCTTCAACTTCCTTGGGCTGAGCAACGTGGTTCCAGCCAAGCTACTGGGGCTAGGCGGCGAGGAGCGCGTCGGCTTTAGGCCAGAGGACGTGGCGCTCGGCAACGGGCCATACGTGGGTAGGGTGGCTAGGGTTGAATATCTCGGCGCCTATAAAATAGTGGAGGTTGAATACGAAGGCCAATTTATCAAGGCAAGGGCCCCTCCTGATTTCAACATAGCCGAGGGCCAGGTGGTGAGGTTCGACGTTAAGAAAGATAAGGTGGTGAAATTTGCCTAG
- a CDS encoding DUF1646 family protein, whose product MALEQLILQIVFLIVLVVPPLVSKKVEHNIELFFLAVGAAGVSLAGLWSWELLKEALLHPVAVYQPGLGYLPIGITQVVLAAGLVFYAFRNKLAAWAEALAKPAVIALLILLLGMSSSVISAIVASAVLAELLGFANAPHIYKARAAVYGAFAIGAGAALLPLGEPLSTIAVAKLKQGFFYLVEVLLDVVAVVVAFFALYAYLTLKRVGAGGIEIEPYEPELREVLLRAARVFIFIFALTLLGEFFKPMAEAVAGLGREVLYVFGTLSAVADNATLVAALVSPDMAVETLRSFLISLVLAGGFTVPGNVPNIVLASVLKIGFKEWIKLALPIGLAVFTAVGIYVLFLAPHPPFIQQPQQPS is encoded by the coding sequence ATGGCGTTGGAACAGCTCATCCTCCAGATAGTGTTCCTCATCGTGCTTGTGGTGCCGCCTCTTGTTTCGAAGAAGGTGGAGCATAACATTGAGCTGTTTTTTCTTGCCGTGGGTGCCGCCGGCGTGTCTCTGGCGGGTTTGTGGAGCTGGGAGCTTTTGAAAGAGGCGCTTCTCCACCCAGTAGCCGTCTACCAGCCGGGCTTGGGGTATCTGCCAATTGGCATTACTCAAGTCGTCCTCGCCGCGGGGCTTGTCTTCTACGCCTTCCGCAACAAGCTCGCCGCCTGGGCAGAGGCCTTAGCTAAGCCGGCGGTTATCGCGCTACTCATACTGCTCCTCGGGATGTCTAGTAGCGTCATCTCTGCCATCGTGGCGTCGGCGGTGTTGGCCGAGTTGCTGGGCTTCGCCAACGCGCCGCATATATACAAGGCCAGGGCGGCCGTCTACGGTGCCTTTGCAATTGGCGCGGGGGCCGCGTTGCTACCGCTTGGCGAGCCGCTGTCCACCATCGCCGTGGCTAAGCTGAAGCAGGGCTTCTTCTACCTAGTGGAGGTCCTCCTAGACGTAGTGGCTGTGGTGGTGGCGTTTTTCGCGCTGTACGCATATCTAACCCTCAAGAGGGTGGGGGCGGGCGGGATCGAGATTGAGCCCTACGAGCCTGAGCTGAGAGAGGTGCTCCTCAGAGCCGCGAGGGTTTTCATCTTCATATTCGCCCTCACCCTACTGGGGGAGTTCTTTAAGCCCATGGCCGAGGCCGTGGCGGGGCTCGGCAGAGAGGTGCTGTACGTATTCGGCACTCTGTCCGCCGTGGCGGACAACGCCACACTGGTGGCCGCGCTGGTCAGCCCCGACATGGCTGTGGAGACGCTCCGCAGCTTCCTGATTTCGCTCGTGTTGGCGGGGGGCTTCACTGTGCCGGGAAACGTGCCCAACATCGTACTGGCAAGCGTGTTGAAGATAGGCTTCAAGGAGTGGATAAAGCTGGCCCTCCCAATAGGCCTCGCCGTCTTCACCGCCGTCGGCATCTACGTCTTGTTTCTCGCGCCGCACCCACCATTTATACAACAGCCGCAACAGCCCTCTTAA
- a CDS encoding ABC transporter permease subunit → MRDKQLFFLALPPLLYLFSLTLYPILSNIFLSFFERTYEGSLRWVGLGNYLWFVEKDPYGPLILWNTVFYTVATPVIAVLIATPVALAIKRLGGRWLILVMLPAFIPPVTAAMAWYLMLNPLYGLGYYLMQSGLIKMNPLSTVWTVVLIDVWRAFPTAVLVIYSGLRSVPQTVDEAAMADGVVGIRKFFAVDLPLITPHILTAFVLTALTGFFTFDPIYIGTAQVGPRLLDNLAYYSFEKFASGEFGYAAMLIVLMTAVGTALSLTYMKALTARTFLKMPGVYRLPNREAPPVLHAAVLASALFFVFTPLIWLFLVAVKPPSEIINVPPAILPSRLAFDNFIQVFTHGLPFFLVSIYIAAINTTLTIFLATLAAYPMRLHGVGGGYLVAYILYLMTTPTLLYIVPLYLVVRELHVYDTLFALVLTYPIMTLPYSIWILYNFYANFNRQVEEAALADGLSRVKAFAKAVLPLSRGGMSVAGLYAFLFSWGALVFPLAFTSTPYNLSNPLSFSGAQTFSIYIAMLMSPVTMSYGEVAAAGIVSILPPLMYLIAVRKNLEKVWGAR, encoded by the coding sequence ATGAGGGATAAACAACTCTTTTTTCTAGCCCTGCCCCCACTTCTCTATCTCTTTTCCCTCACCCTCTATCCAATCCTAAGCAACATTTTCCTCAGTTTTTTTGAGAGGACATACGAGGGGTCGCTGAGGTGGGTTGGTCTGGGCAACTATCTCTGGTTTGTTGAAAAAGATCCCTATGGACCTCTGATTCTTTGGAACACGGTATTCTACACAGTGGCGACGCCTGTTATAGCCGTCCTAATAGCCACGCCCGTGGCGCTCGCCATAAAGCGTCTAGGCGGTAGGTGGCTAATCCTGGTTATGCTCCCCGCCTTCATCCCGCCTGTGACCGCCGCCATGGCGTGGTACCTAATGCTAAACCCCCTTTACGGCCTTGGCTACTACTTAATGCAGAGCGGCTTAATCAAGATGAACCCCCTCTCCACTGTGTGGACTGTGGTTCTGATCGACGTCTGGCGCGCTTTCCCCACGGCGGTGTTGGTAATTTACTCCGGGCTGAGGTCAGTGCCGCAGACTGTAGACGAGGCCGCCATGGCCGACGGAGTGGTGGGAATTAGGAAATTCTTCGCCGTTGACCTCCCCCTGATCACCCCCCACATACTCACAGCCTTCGTCCTCACTGCCTTGACGGGGTTCTTCACCTTCGACCCCATATACATCGGCACGGCGCAGGTGGGGCCGAGGCTACTGGACAACTTGGCGTACTACAGCTTTGAGAAGTTTGCCTCTGGGGAGTTTGGATACGCAGCGATGCTAATCGTCTTGATGACCGCGGTGGGGACAGCCCTATCGCTGACTTACATGAAGGCCCTCACGGCGAGGACTTTCCTAAAGATGCCGGGCGTATACCGGCTACCCAACCGCGAGGCGCCGCCCGTGCTCCACGCCGCAGTCCTCGCCTCGGCGCTCTTCTTTGTCTTCACGCCGCTGATATGGCTATTTCTAGTGGCGGTGAAGCCTCCCAGCGAGATCATAAACGTGCCGCCCGCCATCCTCCCCTCCAGACTAGCCTTCGACAACTTTATCCAGGTATTCACCCACGGCCTTCCCTTCTTCTTAGTGAGTATCTACATAGCGGCTATAAACACGACGTTGACAATTTTCTTGGCTACATTAGCCGCCTACCCCATGCGCCTCCACGGGGTGGGTGGGGGCTACCTGGTGGCGTATATCCTCTACCTCATGACGACCCCCACGCTTCTATACATCGTCCCCCTCTACCTAGTGGTTAGGGAGCTACACGTCTATGACACTTTATTTGCGTTGGTCTTAACTTATCCGATAATGACGTTGCCCTACTCCATATGGATACTGTACAACTTCTACGCCAACTTCAATAGGCAGGTGGAGGAGGCGGCGCTGGCCGACGGCCTGAGCCGGGTGAAGGCTTTCGCCAAGGCGGTCCTGCCCCTGAGCAGAGGCGGCATGAGCGTGGCGGGGCTCTACGCTTTTCTATTCTCGTGGGGCGCTTTGGTGTTCCCCCTCGCCTTCACCTCGACGCCGTACAACCTCTCCAACCCGCTGTCCTTCTCCGGCGCCCAGACCTTTTCCATCTACATCGCCATGTTGATGAGCCCGGTAACTATGAGCTACGGAGAGGTGGCAGCCGCGGGTATTGTGAGCATCCTCCCACCGCTGATGTATCTCATTGCAGTTAGGAAAAATCTTGAAAAGGTGTGGGGCGCCAGGTAG
- a CDS encoding MFS transporter, producing the protein MEAFAKYPLYMLVGIAVAAGHAVIAYTATGYIFPYLTNALKWSPVDANMAVGAASIAHLPFYILNAYMADRVGRRRIYMAGLVMGLAVFYPIYYALAGIRSVALASLLIFVLILTTAFTFSVLGTTLAELFPTRVRYTGMSLAFNIGIGLFGGFTPSIVQTLGVVFNNPLAGVLLYTYAVVAVALVVALKWLPETAQRQLA; encoded by the coding sequence GTGGAGGCGTTTGCCAAGTACCCTCTCTACATGCTTGTGGGTATAGCCGTGGCGGCTGGCCACGCGGTTATCGCCTACACAGCCACCGGCTACATATTCCCCTACTTAACCAACGCCCTTAAGTGGAGCCCTGTGGATGCAAATATGGCAGTGGGCGCCGCCTCTATTGCCCATCTGCCTTTCTACATACTAAACGCCTACATGGCGGATAGGGTGGGGAGGAGGCGGATATACATGGCGGGGCTCGTCATGGGGCTCGCCGTGTTCTACCCAATCTACTACGCCCTGGCGGGCATAAGAAGCGTGGCGCTGGCCTCCCTCTTGATATTTGTCCTTATCCTCACCACCGCATTCACCTTCAGCGTCTTGGGGACAACCCTGGCTGAGCTCTTCCCGACGAGGGTGCGCTACACCGGCATGTCGCTGGCGTTTAACATAGGTATTGGCCTATTCGGCGGCTTCACCCCCTCAATCGTCCAGACCCTCGGCGTCGTGTTTAACAACCCGCTGGCCGGGGTCCTGCTGTACACCTACGCCGTAGTGGCGGTGGCGTTGGTAGTGGCGCTTAAGTGGCTACCTGAAACCGCCCAGCGCCAGCTCGCCTAG
- a CDS encoding ABC transporter substrate-binding protein: MSRTTAIIVGVVALLIIALALLTLTQTPQQRPTATQSPTASPTSPTSATTSPQITGSLTVLVPTGDPTLMPYVKLVASEFMKRYPGVTITIQPVPFGQMVQTALTALQNKNPDPAVIIFYPSQASTLGPYLMDLKPYFDKGLFTMSELPIGAMTAVIVLSGDGKITKIFGVPFQMVFGYVLVYRKSIFENPNLRQEFKQRYGFDLDPLTWSSWDQLIKAAEFLQEKKVAKYALLFPDGLQQSIFNGFIGIFYTYALSDPCVGIPQLEGAAPTQGYWAYFRSTPQGVNITVGCPSFLQALETYKKLVQFQPPITVQAMEYDQLRDLFLTGDYAMVAAWTSFIPIYNNATLSKVAGDIAIAPLPGGKFPYATGLAPTFIGINPYAKDPDLAAKFISFLMSPEMYKLGAEKVGFVPSTVTGLQAAAEVPSMSWVKPFVPLLQGKIPQSELPRLTLVNRVTNFFTDLRPYFINEVAKYLRGEQDAATTQMNIYKTWLSIMKIS, from the coding sequence ATGTCTCGAACAACTGCAATTATAGTGGGGGTTGTTGCCTTGTTAATAATCGCATTGGCTTTGTTGACGCTTACACAGACCCCGCAACAGAGGCCCACGGCCACCCAGAGCCCCACTGCCTCCCCCACTTCGCCTACGTCCGCCACAACATCGCCTCAGATAACCGGATCTCTCACCGTGCTGGTGCCCACGGGGGATCCCACGCTGATGCCCTACGTAAAGCTTGTGGCAAGTGAGTTCATGAAGAGGTACCCGGGCGTGACGATAACTATTCAGCCGGTGCCGTTTGGCCAGATGGTCCAAACCGCGCTCACGGCGTTGCAGAACAAGAATCCCGACCCGGCGGTCATCATATTCTATCCGTCGCAGGCCTCGACCCTCGGGCCCTACTTAATGGATCTCAAGCCGTATTTCGACAAGGGGCTGTTCACCATGTCTGAGCTCCCAATCGGCGCAATGACTGCTGTAATCGTGCTGTCAGGCGATGGAAAAATTACGAAGATCTTCGGCGTGCCGTTTCAAATGGTTTTCGGCTACGTCCTCGTCTACCGGAAGTCGATTTTCGAAAATCCAAATCTAAGGCAGGAGTTTAAGCAGAGATATGGATTTGACCTGGACCCGCTTACATGGTCTTCGTGGGATCAGCTAATAAAAGCCGCCGAATTCCTACAGGAAAAGAAGGTGGCTAAATATGCCCTTCTGTTCCCCGACGGGCTACAGCAGTCTATCTTCAATGGATTTATCGGTATCTTCTACACATACGCCCTCAGCGATCCGTGCGTCGGCATCCCCCAGCTAGAGGGTGCGGCGCCTACCCAGGGCTACTGGGCCTACTTCAGATCAACCCCGCAGGGCGTAAACATAACCGTGGGGTGCCCCTCCTTCCTACAGGCACTTGAGACATACAAGAAGCTGGTGCAGTTCCAGCCTCCGATTACAGTGCAGGCTATGGAGTACGACCAGTTGAGAGACCTCTTCCTCACAGGCGACTACGCTATGGTCGCCGCCTGGACCAGCTTCATACCTATATACAACAACGCCACCCTTTCAAAGGTGGCTGGTGACATCGCGATTGCGCCGCTCCCCGGCGGCAAATTCCCATACGCCACCGGCCTAGCCCCCACTTTCATAGGGATTAACCCATATGCTAAAGACCCCGACCTGGCGGCGAAATTCATATCGTTTTTAATGTCTCCCGAGATGTATAAACTCGGCGCGGAGAAGGTGGGCTTTGTTCCCTCTACCGTAACGGGACTGCAAGCCGCGGCTGAGGTGCCCTCCATGAGCTGGGTGAAGCCCTTCGTGCCGTTGCTCCAGGGCAAGATTCCGCAGTCTGAGCTACCGAGACTCACGCTGGTCAACAGAGTCACCAACTTCTTCACAGATCTCAGGCCGTACTTCATCAACGAGGTGGCTAAGTATCTAAGGGGGGAGCAAGACGCCGCAACCACGCAGATGAATATCTACAAGACCTGGCTCAGCATTATGAAAATTTCATGA
- a CDS encoding HEPN domain-containing protein — MDAREFTRWIAMAERTLSSAVGDAERGDFNWACFKAHQAAEFALKALLYGVGMPARGHSLTHLIAGVSRLVPVGEDMVELCRLLDKFYIPTRYVDAWSEGSPFEYSPAETRWATIKAAEEVIKFVKEVWRSLSGERS; from the coding sequence GTGGATGCCAGGGAGTTTACCAGATGGATAGCCATGGCGGAGAGGACCTTGTCCTCTGCCGTGGGCGACGCCGAGCGGGGCGACTTCAACTGGGCTTGCTTCAAGGCGCACCAAGCCGCCGAGTTCGCACTCAAGGCCCTGCTGTACGGCGTAGGGATGCCCGCCAGGGGGCATTCCCTCACCCACCTAATCGCCGGGGTCAGCCGGCTGGTGCCGGTGGGTGAGGACATGGTGGAGCTGTGCAGACTCCTTGACAAGTTCTACATACCAACGAGGTACGTGGATGCCTGGAGCGAGGGGTCGCCATTTGAGTACTCTCCCGCAGAGACGCGTTGGGCAACCATCAAAGCCGCCGAGGAGGTCATCAAATTCGTGAAGGAAGTATGGAGATCTTTAAGTGGAGAGAGGAGTTGA